The Cucumis melo cultivar AY chromosome 5, USDA_Cmelo_AY_1.0, whole genome shotgun sequence genome has a segment encoding these proteins:
- the LOC103485821 gene encoding GDSL esterase/lipase At1g29670-like — MKGELLKGYYYCTAVVVVIIINGVVDGAASLASKKKGGGGSDACSCYFVFGDSQADNGNNNDMLEREYGRARADYKPYGIDFPPSSSSSSFIPTGRFTNGRNVPDFIAQFLGFRDYIPPFRTTKSQTILKGANYASGGAGILLETGRTLGEVSSIKKQLENHNYTISQMHRLFGSSSKLKSYLKECLYTVQIGSNDYLNNYFMPTIYMTSTQYSPQAFATALNEDLSRQLKILYEQGARKVAIFGVGSIGCTPYARANFEHIGLPCVDKINTAIQLFNAGLKSLVEHLNANLPSAKFTFIDVFKISTVDPLNYGKMNLDAPCCEVGAGEMQCTPFGKVCENRRDYMFFDGVHPTENGFELVASSAFNAKQPDEAYPFDINHLVHLS, encoded by the exons ATGAAGGGAGAATTATTGAAGGGGTATTATTATTGTACagcagtagtagtagtaataataataaatggtGTGGTTGATGGAGCTGCATCATTAGCATCAAAAAAGAAAGGTGGTGGTGGTAGTGATGCATGTAGTTGTTACTTTGTATTTGGAGACTCTCAAGCAGACAATGGCAATAACAACGACATGTTGGAAAGAGAATACGGTCGTGCAAGAGCTGATTATAAGCCTTATGGCATTGACTTCCCACcatcgtcgtcgtcgtcgtcattCATACCCACCGGCAGATTCACCAATGGCCGCAACGTTCCTGATTTCATTG cTCAATTTTTAGGATTTCGCGATTACATTCCACCATTTAGGACTACAAAGAGTCAGACTATTCTTAAAGGTGCAAACTATGCATCTGGAGGTGCAGGAATTCTCCTTGAAACTGGAAGAACATTG GGGGAAGTATCAAGCATCAAGAAGCAATTGGAAAATCACAATTACACAATTTCACAGATGCATAGATTATTTGGAAGCAGTAGTAAACTTAAAAGCTATCTTAAAGAATGCTTATATACAGTTCAAATTGGAAGCAATGATTACCTTAATAACTATTTTATGCCAACAATCTATATGACGAGTACTCAATATTCTCCACAAGCATTTGCCACTGCCCTAAACGAAGATCTTTCTCGACAATTGAAG ATTCTATATGAGCAAGGAGCAAGAAAGGTGGCCATTTTTGGAGTGGGATCCATAGGTTGTACTCCATATGCAAGGGCAAACTTTGAGCACATAGGACTTCCATGTGTGGACAAAATAAATACTGCTATTCAACTTTTCAATGCTGGCCTCAAGTCTCTTGTTGAACACCTTAATGCCAACTTGCCTTCTGCTAAATTTACCTTCATTGATGTCTTCAAAATTTCCACCGTTGACCCTTTGAATTATG GTAAAATGAATCTAGATGCTCCTTGCTGTGAAGTTGGAGCAGGAGAAATGCAATGTACTCCATTTGGAAAAGTGTGTGAGAATAGAAGAGATTATATGTTTTTTGATGGAGTTCATCCAACTGAAAATGGATTTGAATTAGTAGCAAGTAGTGCCTTTAATGCCAAACAACCTGATGAAGCTTACCCTTTTGATATTAATCACCTCGTTCATCTATCTTAA